From the Halalkalicoccus sp. CGA53 genome, one window contains:
- the ilvN gene encoding acetolactate synthase small subunit: MSRSDTDDPYALPGPAPEERPKPVGRRNIQGIRIDPEVEAEPKSRRTVLSALVEHEPGVLANVSGLVSRRQFNIESLTVGPTTNPETARITLVIEEPDPGIEQVKKQLGKLLPVISVKELGSDAIRRELVVLKVHAEDPEKVHAVTGMYDGKTLDAGRETITVEITGSEGKIDKAIDAFQRFGVRELSRTGQTAMARGSEWTTDVEEDRYERMHDQWVTYDD, encoded by the coding sequence GTGAGCCGAAGCGACACCGACGACCCGTACGCGTTGCCCGGACCGGCCCCGGAGGAGCGACCGAAACCGGTCGGCAGACGGAACATCCAGGGGATCCGGATCGACCCAGAGGTCGAGGCGGAGCCGAAATCGAGGCGGACGGTGCTCTCGGCGCTGGTCGAACACGAGCCGGGCGTGCTCGCGAACGTTTCCGGGCTCGTGAGCCGCCGCCAGTTCAACATCGAGTCGCTCACCGTCGGGCCGACGACGAACCCCGAGACGGCACGGATCACGCTCGTGATCGAGGAGCCCGATCCGGGGATCGAACAGGTGAAGAAACAGCTCGGGAAGCTCTTGCCCGTCATCTCGGTGAAGGAGCTCGGCTCCGACGCGATCCGCCGCGAGCTCGTGGTGCTCAAGGTCCACGCCGAGGACCCGGAGAAGGTCCACGCGGTGACGGGGATGTACGACGGGAAGACGCTCGACGCCGGGCGCGAGACGATCACCGTCGAGATCACCGGCTCGGAGGGGAAGATCGACAAGGCGATCGACGCCTTCCAGCGCTTCGGGGTGCGCGAGCTCTCTCGTACCGGCCAGACGGCGATGGCCCGCGGGAGCGAGTGGACGACCGACGTCGAGGAGGATCGCTACGAACGAATGCACGACCAATGGGTTACGTACGATGACTGA
- the ilvB gene encoding biosynthetic-type acetolactate synthase large subunit: MSDRATHHTPRTDEHGESTEQRPIERGAEAVIAALENAGVTTAFGVQGGAIMPVYDALYDSTIEHVTMAHEQGASHAADAYGIVSGEPGVCLATSGPGATNLVTGIADASMDSDPMIALTGQVPRAFVGNDAFQETDTTGITAPITKTNYFATDSDTVGDVVGEAFELAGTGRPGPTLVDLPKDVTLGETTKRPGAPRRPKNYDPPSEADPEAIDAAVRTLSRAERPVILAGGGVIKGEACEELRTFARTYEIPVVTTMPGIGSFPEDHHLSMGMAGMHGTGYANMAITHCDTMLAVGTRFDDRLTGGVETFAPDAEVIHVEIDPAEVSKNIHADVPVIADAKAAFAQLDEAMARPPEADTWREQCRTWKEEYPLSYAIDEDAPLRPEFVVEAVDAATPSDTVVTTGVGQHQMWACLYWTYTKPRTWVSSHGLGTMGYGLPAAIGARYAADDDQGVVCFDGDGSFLMTLQELAVAVEHDLDITVFVLNNEAVGMVRQWQDAFFEERHSASEYPWVPAFDTVAEAFGARGFRMTEYDEVEETIEAALGYEGPSVVDVHIDPGTNVYPMVPSGGDNGQFALTEDHL, encoded by the coding sequence ATGAGCGACCGAGCGACACACCACACACCACGAACCGACGAACACGGGGAGAGCACGGAACAACGACCGATCGAACGCGGCGCGGAGGCGGTGATCGCCGCCCTCGAGAACGCCGGAGTGACGACCGCCTTCGGCGTCCAGGGCGGGGCGATCATGCCCGTCTACGACGCGCTCTACGACTCGACGATCGAGCACGTCACGATGGCTCACGAACAGGGCGCCTCGCACGCGGCGGACGCCTACGGCATCGTGAGCGGCGAACCGGGCGTCTGTCTCGCGACCTCCGGGCCGGGCGCGACGAACCTCGTCACCGGGATCGCCGACGCATCGATGGACTCGGATCCGATGATCGCGCTCACGGGCCAGGTCCCGCGGGCGTTCGTCGGTAACGACGCGTTCCAGGAGACGGATACGACGGGGATCACCGCGCCGATCACGAAGACGAACTACTTCGCGACGGATTCGGATACGGTCGGCGACGTCGTCGGCGAGGCGTTCGAACTCGCCGGGACCGGTAGGCCGGGCCCGACGCTGGTCGACCTCCCGAAGGACGTCACGCTGGGCGAGACGACGAAACGACCCGGCGCGCCGAGGCGACCGAAGAACTACGATCCGCCGAGCGAGGCGGACCCGGAGGCGATCGACGCAGCAGTGAGAACGCTCTCGCGGGCCGAGCGACCCGTGATCCTCGCCGGCGGCGGCGTGATCAAGGGCGAGGCGTGCGAGGAGCTGCGGACGTTCGCGCGAACGTACGAGATCCCCGTGGTGACGACGATGCCCGGTATCGGGTCGTTCCCCGAGGACCACCACCTCTCGATGGGGATGGCGGGGATGCACGGCACCGGTTACGCGAACATGGCGATCACCCACTGCGACACGATGCTCGCGGTCGGAACGCGCTTCGACGACCGACTCACGGGGGGTGTCGAGACGTTCGCGCCGGACGCGGAGGTGATCCACGTCGAGATCGACCCCGCGGAGGTCTCGAAGAACATCCACGCGGACGTGCCCGTGATCGCGGACGCGAAGGCCGCGTTCGCCCAGCTCGACGAGGCGATGGCACGGCCGCCGGAGGCCGACACCTGGCGCGAGCAGTGTCGCACCTGGAAGGAGGAGTACCCCCTCTCCTACGCGATCGACGAGGACGCCCCGCTCAGGCCGGAGTTCGTCGTCGAGGCGGTCGACGCCGCGACGCCGTCGGATACGGTCGTCACGACCGGCGTCGGCCAGCACCAGATGTGGGCCTGTCTCTACTGGACGTACACCAAGCCGCGCACCTGGGTCTCCTCGCACGGACTCGGGACGATGGGCTACGGCCTGCCGGCGGCGATCGGCGCGCGCTACGCCGCCGACGACGACCAGGGGGTCGTCTGTTTCGACGGCGACGGCTCGTTCCTGATGACGTTACAGGAGCTCGCGGTGGCGGTCGAACACGACCTGGATATCACCGTCTTCGTCCTGAACAACGAGGCGGTCGGGATGGTCAGACAGTGGCAGGACGCCTTCTTCGAGGAGCGTCACTCCGCATCGGAGTACCCGTGGGTGCCCGCGTTCGACACGGTCGCCGAGGCGTTCGGCGCCCGCGGGTTCCGCATGACCGAGTACGACGAGGTCGAGGAGACGATCGAGGCGGCACTCGGCTACGAGGGCCCGTCGGTCGTCGACGTCCACATCGACCCCGGGACGAACGTCTACCCGATGGTTCCGAGCGGCGGGGACAACGGGCAGTTCGCGCTGACGGAGGACCACCTGTGA
- a CDS encoding LeuA family protein: MRSARVFDTTLRDGEQTPRTSFSYEDKRRIAATLDEMGTHVIEAGFPVNSEAEFEAVRDIAEGTAATTCGLARVVDGDVEAALDSGVEMVHVFVSTSDVQLEDSMHASRAEARERAVESVRRVKEAGVECMFSPMDATRTDGEYLIDVIEAVSDEDVDWINIPDTCGVAVPSRFGTLIETVCAHTDARVDVHTHDDFGMASANAIAGYEAGASQSQVSVNGIGERAGNAAYEEVVMTVEAVYGVDTGIDTTRITELSRLVEECSDVPTPANKPIVGKNAFAHESGIHAAGVIENSDTFEPGIMTPEMVGATRELVLGKHTGTHSVREFLTDAGFDPTDEEVRTVTRRVKEYGAAKNRVTIADVKRFAREEGVVQETGVRA, encoded by the coding sequence ATTCGTTCGGCGAGGGTTTTCGACACCACGCTTCGCGACGGCGAGCAGACGCCACGGACGTCGTTTTCCTACGAGGACAAGCGACGCATCGCGGCGACGCTCGACGAGATGGGGACGCACGTCATCGAGGCGGGCTTTCCCGTGAACTCGGAGGCCGAGTTCGAAGCCGTGCGAGACATAGCGGAGGGTACCGCCGCGACGACCTGCGGGCTCGCCCGCGTGGTCGACGGCGACGTCGAGGCCGCACTCGACTCCGGTGTGGAGATGGTCCACGTCTTCGTCTCGACCAGCGACGTCCAGTTAGAGGACTCGATGCACGCCAGCCGCGCGGAGGCCAGAGAGCGTGCGGTCGAGTCGGTGAGGAGGGTGAAGGAGGCCGGTGTCGAGTGTATGTTCTCGCCGATGGACGCGACCCGTACCGACGGCGAGTACCTGATCGACGTGATCGAGGCGGTCAGCGACGAGGACGTCGACTGGATCAACATCCCCGACACCTGTGGGGTCGCGGTCCCGAGCCGCTTCGGAACCCTGATCGAGACGGTCTGTGCGCACACCGACGCGCGCGTCGACGTCCACACCCACGACGACTTCGGGATGGCGTCGGCGAACGCCATCGCCGGCTACGAGGCCGGGGCCTCCCAGTCGCAGGTCTCGGTCAACGGCATCGGCGAGCGCGCCGGAAACGCCGCCTACGAGGAGGTCGTGATGACCGTCGAGGCGGTCTACGGCGTCGACACCGGCATCGACACGACCCGAATCACCGAGCTCTCTCGACTGGTCGAGGAGTGCTCGGACGTCCCGACCCCGGCGAACAAGCCGATCGTCGGCAAGAACGCCTTCGCCCATGAGAGCGGCATCCACGCCGCGGGCGTGATCGAGAACAGCGACACGTTCGAGCCGGGGATCATGACCCCGGAGATGGTCGGTGCGACCAGGGAGCTGGTGCTCGGCAAACATACCGGCACCCACTCGGTCCGGGAGTTCCTGACCGACGCCGGTTTCGACCCGACCGACGAGGAGGTCCGGACGGTCACCCGCCGGGTGAAGGAGTACGGCGCGGCGAAGAACCGCGTCACGATCGCGGACGTCAAACGGTTCGCCCGCGAGGAGGGCGTCGTCCAGGAGACGGGGGTGCGGGCGTAG
- a CDS encoding DUF5779 family protein codes for MADFNLDLRAVEDHLEGDDEEGAGRVTLAVLDGTTPDGEWIDAVEGGDVLVLAIEGDLNVLAAGFAREIKEMGGDLVHFRGFLIVTPPDTSVNTDRL; via the coding sequence ATGGCCGACTTCAACCTCGATCTCCGGGCGGTCGAGGACCACCTGGAGGGCGACGACGAGGAGGGTGCGGGTCGGGTCACCCTCGCGGTCCTCGACGGGACGACGCCCGACGGGGAGTGGATCGACGCGGTCGAGGGCGGCGACGTGCTCGTACTCGCGATCGAGGGGGACCTGAACGTCCTCGCGGCGGGCTTCGCCCGCGAGATCAAGGAGATGGGGGGGGACCTCGTTCACTTCCGCGGGTTCCTCATCGTCACGCCGCCCGACACGTCCGTGAACACGGACCGGCTCTAG
- a CDS encoding VOC family protein, which produces MLSGLRWLALEVKYLDRARAFYTDHLGLAITEETDEEIRLDAGAHELILRRSSSVPRGGLHTHYAFAIPGAEYDDRWADLEQAGFELAEYRFGTARSLYLDDPDDHCVEFGERGEGQGITAIFEIVLEVADLGRAERFYTDLGFEPVDRGSNRERVRLTGPVDLELWEPHLGLADARGGVHVDVGFSSEDPVGVAETVSDRACSVESIENGARVLDPDGHYLTIR; this is translated from the coding sequence ATGCTCTCGGGACTCCGCTGGCTCGCGCTCGAAGTGAAGTACCTCGATCGGGCGCGTGCGTTCTACACCGACCACCTCGGCCTCGCGATCACCGAGGAGACGGACGAGGAGATCCGCCTCGACGCCGGCGCACACGAGCTGATACTCAGACGGTCCTCCTCCGTACCGCGCGGCGGGCTCCACACCCACTACGCGTTCGCGATCCCGGGCGCGGAGTACGACGACCGGTGGGCGGACCTGGAGCAGGCAGGCTTCGAGCTCGCTGAGTACCGGTTCGGGACCGCCCGCTCGCTCTACCTCGACGACCCGGACGACCACTGCGTCGAATTCGGCGAACGCGGCGAGGGTCAGGGAATCACGGCGATCTTCGAGATCGTCCTGGAGGTGGCGGACCTCGGTCGTGCCGAACGGTTCTACACCGACCTCGGCTTCGAGCCGGTCGACCGCGGGTCGAACCGGGAACGAGTGCGGCTGACCGGGCCCGTCGACCTCGAACTCTGGGAGCCACACCTCGGGCTCGCCGACGCACGGGGGGGCGTCCACGTCGACGTCGGGTTCTCCTCGGAGGACCCTGTGGGGGTAGCCGAGACGGTGAGCGACCGTGCCTGTTCGGTCGAGTCAATCGAAAACGGTGCGAGAGTCCTCGATCCCGACGGCCACTACCTGACGATCCGCTGA
- a CDS encoding ribbon-helix-helix domain-containing protein: MTEYTTVSIPKELAERVEETIEGTSFSSTSDLVRFLLRSIVIQHQRRGQLTEAEFDEIAAQLRDLGYLE; encoded by the coding sequence ATGACCGAGTACACGACCGTCTCGATCCCGAAGGAGCTCGCCGAACGCGTCGAGGAGACGATCGAGGGGACCAGTTTCTCGAGCACGAGCGACCTCGTCCGCTTTCTCCTGAGAAGCATCGTCATCCAGCATCAGCGTCGGGGACAGCTCACCGAGGCGGAGTTCGACGAGATCGCCGCCCAGCTCCGGGATCTGGGCTACCTGGAGTAG